The Nitrospira sp. genome contains a region encoding:
- the traF gene encoding conjugal transfer protein TraF, with product MRWSPSIRIAVLLATSALPSQVSAAEFVISGPRAMGMGGAGVAVTTNALATYWNPAGLAMTQTVDIRAQGGGLAIDRLGLGDALNDLEKFNTSDTSSINLAKAQDIADRINQPGAAISVNGSAGLYVKGHLGEHAFGFNLSDVATGGGFVSTPVQATQPGGLGTPISVAGQMALRGLEARQLAFSYAYAFSDKTFAIGITAKVIQGASYNGSTDLQSGSGVSTTDHFGKPTISTTYGIDIGAIYRPSSLIRFGIVAKDINTPTFDAAGGEELKLDPQVRAGVAMNPYSSLTLTADVDVTSNKTFVPGVKSQLLSLGLEQTILSEFLSFRIGTFKNMQDASTPFVPTAGLGLRWFMFRADAGGGYDFREKGALVSASISFTF from the coding sequence ATGCGCTGGTCGCCATCGATTCGCATAGCCGTATTGCTGGCTACCTCAGCGCTACCGTCTCAGGTATCCGCTGCAGAATTTGTCATCTCAGGTCCACGTGCCATGGGCATGGGCGGCGCCGGCGTTGCCGTTACCACAAATGCCCTTGCGACGTATTGGAATCCCGCCGGATTGGCCATGACCCAGACCGTGGATATCCGTGCCCAAGGAGGGGGACTGGCAATCGATCGCCTTGGTTTGGGCGATGCGCTGAACGACCTGGAAAAATTCAACACCAGTGACACCTCTTCGATCAATCTCGCCAAGGCTCAAGATATCGCCGATCGTATCAATCAACCGGGAGCGGCAATCTCGGTCAATGGATCCGCCGGCTTATATGTAAAAGGACACCTGGGTGAACATGCGTTTGGATTCAACCTCTCAGACGTCGCGACCGGCGGCGGATTTGTCTCGACACCGGTGCAGGCAACCCAACCAGGCGGACTCGGCACGCCCATCAGCGTCGCGGGCCAGATGGCCCTGCGCGGTCTCGAGGCCAGGCAATTGGCATTTTCCTATGCTTATGCCTTTTCAGATAAAACGTTTGCGATCGGAATTACCGCGAAGGTTATTCAGGGCGCGTCATACAATGGTTCGACCGACCTCCAGAGCGGAAGCGGTGTCAGCACGACCGATCACTTCGGCAAACCGACCATCTCTACTACCTATGGCATCGATATCGGAGCCATCTATCGCCCCTCGTCGTTGATCAGGTTTGGGATCGTCGCGAAGGATATCAATACACCGACATTCGATGCTGCGGGTGGTGAGGAGTTAAAATTGGATCCGCAAGTCCGGGCAGGTGTCGCAATGAACCCCTACTCATCCTTGACCCTTACAGCTGATGTGGATGTCACGTCGAACAAAACTTTTGTGCCTGGCGTGAAAAGTCAGCTCTTGAGCTTGGGACTTGAGCAAACGATCTTGTCTGAATTTCTATCGTTCAGAATCGGAACGTTCAAAAATATGCAGGACGCGTCCACCCCTTTCGTCCCAACTGCAGGGTTAGGCTTACGGTGGTTTATGTTTCGCGCCGATGCCGGGGGAGGATATGACTTCCGCGAAAAAGGCGCCTTAGTTTCTGCTTCCATTTCTTTCACTTTCTGA